The sequence ATTAGCACATGAGCCCATTGAAATAACCCATTTAGGGTCAGCCATTTGATCATACACCTTCCTTAATGCAGGAGCCATTTTATTAGTTAAAGTTCCAGCTACTATCATAACATCAGACTGCCTTGGTGATGGCCTAAAAACCAGGCCAAACCTATCCATATCATAGCGAGCTGCTGCTGTATGCATCATCTCAACAGCACAACAAGCTAGGCCAAAAGTCATTGGCCACAAAGAACCAGTCCTTGCCCAATTTACCAAGCTATCTAATTTAGCGGTAACAAAACCCCTATTATTAACTTGATCTATCGCTTCTTTTAAAATTAAATCTTGCTGCTTAATATTAATTTGCGCTTTCTTATTTTCTACTCCCATTCCAAAGCACCTTTAAACCATTCATAAATAAAGCCAATTGTTAAAACAGCTAAAAACATCATCATAGAGCAATATCCAAGAAAACCTATTTTACCTAAAGTAACCGCCCATGGAAACAAGAAGGCTATTTCTAAATCAAAAATAATAAATAAAATCGCAACTAAATAAAAACGAACATCAAACTTGCTTCTAGCGTCGCCTACGGGCTCAAAGCCACACTCATAAGCGGATAATTTGCTTTTGCTAGAGTTTTTTGGCGCTACAATAAATGGTATCATAAGCAAGGCCGTCGCAATACCAATAGCAATGGCGATAAAGATAAATACTGGTAAATAACTAGTTACAATGCTTTCCATATTACGCGCAGTTTTTCAGCAGCATAAAGCTAAATTGTCTTAGATTCAAGTAGATAATACAAACTATCTTCTAGAAAATAAGAGCGTTGCAACCTAAACTATAATAATTCTGCTAATTTAACTAAATCACTTTTGTCATGAGTGGCGCTAATACTTATCCTTAATCTTGGCTCTTTCACTGTTGGGGGCCTGATTGCACCTGTGTAAAAACCATTCTCTATTATGTAATTATGTTTTTTCTGCATCTGATCTATAGTTACAAATTTTTTAACAAATATTGGACTACATCTAGATGAGAGACCAGCTTTACAGCTAAATAAATCTATATTTCTTTTTAAATCCTCCACTACATCACCTTTTTCTATTAACTCTATTGCTTTAATTGCAGCAGCTATGATGCTGGCAGGTAGAGCAGTGCTGTATATGAAGCCCCTAGCTTTATTTAGCATTAAAGAACATAAAGCTTCAGAGCCAGCCACATAGCCACCATAGCAACCAATCCCTTTGGATAAAGTGCCAAGTTTAATATGACCTTCATAATAATTAGTTTTTTCATTTAAACCAAAGCCATGCGCATTATCGCTTAATATTATAGATTTATATTTTTTTGCAATTTCAATGATTTGATTAATATTTGCATGATCACCATCCATAGAAAAAATTGTCTCTGTTATGATTAAAATTTTTTTATATTTTTCTTTATTGTCTAAAATTAACTTTTCTAGCTGCCGTAAATTATTATGCTCATAGCGCAAAAATTTAGCTTTGCTCAACATAGCTCCATCCAACAAACAAGAATGTATTAACTTATCCGCTATAATTAAATCATGCCTATCGCATAATACTGGCACCACACTACTTGAAGCCAAATAACCACTGCCAAAAACAAGAGCTTTGGGGCTATTTACAAAGTTAGCTAATTTAGACTCTAATTGCTCATATAATTCGTGATTACCACATATTAATCTTGATGATTTAGCACCTATACCAAACCTATCAAGAGCTGACTTTGCCACTTTCATTAATTCTGGATGTTCAGCTAAACCAAAATAATCATTAGAAGAAAAATTAGTCAAAACCTTATGGTTAAAACTAATCTTATTTTCTCCTAAGATATCAATATTCTTAAGCTCTCGAGAAATTTTTTGATGTTCTAATTTATTTAGCTTTTGCGTACAATATAAATCTAGGCTTGTCATTAT is a genomic window of Alphaproteobacteria bacterium containing:
- a CDS encoding NADH-quinone oxidoreductase subunit B produces the protein MGVENKKAQINIKQQDLILKEAIDQVNNRGFVTAKLDSLVNWARTGSLWPMTFGLACCAVEMMHTAAARYDMDRFGLVFRPSPRQSDVMIVAGTLTNKMAPALRKVYDQMADPKWVISMGSCANGGGYYHYSYSVVRGCDRVVPVDVYVPGCPPTAEALLYGVMQLQNKIKRTGVIKRG
- the ndhC gene encoding NAD(P)H-quinone oxidoreductase subunit 3, with protein sequence MESIVTSYLPVFIFIAIAIGIATALLMIPFIVAPKNSSKSKLSAYECGFEPVGDARSKFDVRFYLVAILFIIFDLEIAFLFPWAVTLGKIGFLGYCSMMMFLAVLTIGFIYEWFKGALEWE
- a CDS encoding pyridoxal phosphate-dependent aminotransferase family protein, which translates into the protein MTSLDLYCTQKLNKLEHQKISRELKNIDILGENKISFNHKVLTNFSSNDYFGLAEHPELMKVAKSALDRFGIGAKSSRLICGNHELYEQLESKLANFVNSPKALVFGSGYLASSSVVPVLCDRHDLIIADKLIHSCLLDGAMLSKAKFLRYEHNNLRQLEKLILDNKEKYKKILIITETIFSMDGDHANINQIIEIAKKYKSIILSDNAHGFGLNEKTNYYEGHIKLGTLSKGIGCYGGYVAGSEALCSLMLNKARGFIYSTALPASIIAAAIKAIELIEKGDVVEDLKRNIDLFSCKAGLSSRCSPIFVKKFVTIDQMQKKHNYIIENGFYTGAIRPPTVKEPRLRISISATHDKSDLVKLAELL